The following is a genomic window from Hymenobacter monticola.
CGAGCGGCAGCATGTTGGCGCCGTCGGACAGAGCGGTGGCCGGCGTGGGGTGGGTTTCGATGAACAGGCCGTCGGCGCCCACGGCGATGGCGGCTTTGGCAATGGTTTCGATGAGGGCGGGCTGGCCGCCGGTCACGCCGCTGCTTTGGTTAGGGCGCTGCAGCGAATGCGTCACGTCCATCACCACGGGCACCTCGAACTCGCGCATGGCGGGCAGGTTGCGGAAGTCCACCACCAGGTCGGAATAGCCAAAGGAATTGCCGCGCTCGGTGAGGATGACGTGCGGGTTACCCGACTGGCGGATTTTGTCCACGGCCCACTTCATGGCCTCGCCGCTCAGGAACTGGCCTTTTTTCACGTTTACCACCTTGCCGGTTTGGGCAGCGGCAATGAGCAAATCGGTTTGCCGGCACAGGAAGGCCGGGATTTGCAGCACGTCAACGTACTCGGCCGCCAGCGCCGCTTCGCTCGATTCGTGGATGTCCGTCACGGTGGGTACGCCGATTTCGCGCCCCACTTTTTGCAGAATGCGCAGCGCCGTTTCGTCGCCGATGCCAGTGAAGGAATCGAGCCGCGAGCGGTTGGCCTTGCGGTAGGAGCCCTTGAAGATGTAAGGAATCTGGAGCTTGTCGGTGATGTGCTTGATGCGCTCGGCGATGCGCAGGGCCATGTCTTCGCCTTCGATGACGCAGGGCCCAGCCATGAGGAAAAACTGGCCGGAATTGGTGTGGCGGAAATGCGGGAGCGTGTTGGCGAGGGCCTGGAGCATGGGATGTTATTTCTTTTTCAAACAAATAAACAGCTCGCGCCCCTGTCGGGGTTTGAGCGAGTTGGTGGCCGTTTCGAAATGTTTAAATTCAAAGTACGGCGCAAAATAAGCGTGGTATTCTTCCTTGCTCCCACCAAAAGGCGGCTCCTGTGTGGGGCCGAAGTCGGTATCGAAGAGTAGGCCCATGAGTGTGCCGCCGGGGCGCAGTAAGTGAGCGCACTGCCGGGCGTAGGCCGGGCGCAGCGCGGGGTTGAGGGCGCAGAAAAACGTCTGCTCCACAATTAAGTCGTAGGGCGGGTCGTTGGGCAGCGCAAAGAAGTCGGCTAACAGCAGGTGTTTCTTAGGGAAATTAGGCACGCGGGCGGCCAGGGCATCCAGGGCTTCGGGGGCAATGTCGGCCACGAAAACGTGGCGGAAACCGCGCCGGTGCAGGTATTCGGCCTCGTAGGCGCGGCCGGCGCCGGGAATGAGGATGCGGGGCTGCCGGGCCACGTCGAGCTGGTCGAAATAGGCTCGGAGTGGTGGGGTGATGGCGTGGGCATCCCAGCCGTCGCGGCCGGTGGCGTAGCGGGTCTGCCAGTAGGCCGCGTCGAAGTCGGAAAAAACCGTTTGCATGCCGTTGAAGTATAGTAGAAACTTGCCAGGGCCCGGAAGTCCCCTATTTTTACGCCCAAAGGTACGGGCCGCGCTGCGGCAGGCGCCGCGCTTTTCTTTCGCTTTTCTCGCTTAACCAATTCCCGCATGGACCCCAACGAAACGCCCGAACCCCGCTCCAATAATAGCCGCGTCCTGCTTTGGGTAGCCCTCGTGCTCGTGCTGCTCGGCATCAACGGGGTTCTGTTCTACCTCAACCAACAGAAAGGCCAGCAAAACGAGCAATTGACCACCGAGGTGCAAGCCAAAGACAGCAAGCTGCAGGAGCAAATCAAGCAATACGAAGCCCTGAAGGCTGATTTTGAGCGCCAAAGCCAGGAGCTGCAAGCCCTGGGCCTGAGCAACGACTCGCTCACCGCCAAGATTGCCGCCGTGAACGCCGACCTGCTGAAGCTGCGCTCCTTCCGGGCCGGCAGCTTCTCGCTGGCCC
Proteins encoded in this region:
- the kdsA gene encoding 3-deoxy-8-phosphooctulonate synthase, producing MLQALANTLPHFRHTNSGQFFLMAGPCVIEGEDMALRIAERIKHITDKLQIPYIFKGSYRKANRSRLDSFTGIGDETALRILQKVGREIGVPTVTDIHESSEAALAAEYVDVLQIPAFLCRQTDLLIAAAQTGKVVNVKKGQFLSGEAMKWAVDKIRQSGNPHVILTERGNSFGYSDLVVDFRNLPAMREFEVPVVMDVTHSLQRPNQSSGVTGGQPALIETIAKAAIAVGADGLFIETHPTPATALSDGANMLPLDQLEALLVKLTRVRQAIQASGEVVLNQLP
- a CDS encoding methyltransferase domain-containing protein, with product MQTVFSDFDAAYWQTRYATGRDGWDAHAITPPLRAYFDQLDVARQPRILIPGAGRAYEAEYLHRRGFRHVFVADIAPEALDALAARVPNFPKKHLLLADFFALPNDPPYDLIVEQTFFCALNPALRPAYARQCAHLLRPGGTLMGLLFDTDFGPTQEPPFGGSKEEYHAYFAPYFEFKHFETATNSLKPRQGRELFICLKKK